Proteins encoded together in one Hymenobacter psoromatis window:
- a CDS encoding S41 family peptidase — protein MTALPAPTVRTQSNRPIAVLLSGMTASSGEIVAISLQGRPATRFFGEPTYGATTANTSYPIQGKSYLTLAGSVDADRTGRVYPLRLLPDNLITEGDNFADLQQDAKVLAALNWLKTAKPSRNKDAGTAKKSH, from the coding sequence ATTACCGCGCTACCGGCTCCTACCGTACGCACGCAGTCGAACCGGCCCATTGCCGTGTTACTCAGTGGCATGACCGCTAGTTCGGGGGAGATTGTCGCGATTAGTCTCCAAGGCCGCCCAGCCACCCGCTTTTTCGGCGAGCCGACCTACGGCGCGACTACGGCCAACACCAGCTACCCCATCCAGGGGAAATCGTACCTGACCCTAGCGGGTTCGGTCGATGCGGACCGAACCGGCCGCGTTTACCCGCTCCGCCTCCTACCGGATAATTTAATTACAGAAGGCGATAATTTTGCTGATTTACAGCAGGATGCCAAGGTATTGGCCGCACTGAACTGGCTGAAAACGGCCAAACCTAGTCGCAACAAAGACGCTGGCACAGCCAAGAAGAGCCACTAA
- a CDS encoding transposase, with protein MKDSPPPAKRRRYDAAFRAEALRLASESRSTQAAARALNIDPKRIYKWQKEALTPVAAARGAELDPATAAELRQLRAANRRQAQELDILKKAIAIFSQTPDQ; from the coding sequence ATGAAAGACAGCCCTCCACCTGCCAAACGCCGGCGCTATGATGCCGCCTTCCGGGCCGAAGCATTACGCCTGGCTAGTGAAAGCCGCTCGACCCAGGCCGCGGCGCGCGCCCTCAACATCGACCCCAAACGAATTTATAAGTGGCAGAAAGAAGCGCTTACCCCCGTGGCGGCCGCCCGAGGCGCAGAACTTGACCCCGCCACGGCCGCCGAGTTGCGCCAACTACGCGCGGCTAATCGGCGGCAGGCCCAGGAGCTAGATATTTTAAAAAAAGCCATTGCCATCTTCTCACAGACACCGGACCAATGA
- a CDS encoding IS3 family transposase, giving the protein MSRYRFIEAQRDHYPVRLLCELVQVPASGYYAWQQLQQQAVAKPEPAWETALVKVFGVHKRCYGTRRLRAELRRQGYRVGRQRLRTAMRRRGLHALQPKAFTPRTTDSTHGLRCAPNRLLDQPKPTQANRVWVSDITHLPLANGDWAYLCAFQDMASKQVVGWQVMATMPEELVTSALQRAFWAQPPTPDLVVHSDRGGQYCGNAYRQLLHNHEALRSQSRRGDCYDNAQAESLWSRLKTEVLEVRERPVFADLADAQASVAEYFDYYNHERLHSSIDYQMPYHTHQQLLQFSALNCPA; this is encoded by the coding sequence ATGAGTCGTTACCGCTTTATCGAGGCGCAGCGGGACCACTACCCCGTGCGCCTGCTCTGCGAGTTGGTGCAGGTACCTGCCAGCGGCTACTATGCTTGGCAACAGCTTCAACAGCAAGCAGTAGCTAAGCCAGAGCCAGCTTGGGAAACCGCACTAGTCAAGGTATTTGGGGTCCATAAACGCTGCTATGGTACGCGTCGGCTCCGCGCCGAACTGCGCCGCCAGGGCTACCGCGTCGGTCGGCAGCGGCTCCGCACAGCCATGCGCCGCCGAGGTCTGCACGCGCTGCAACCCAAGGCTTTTACCCCGCGCACCACCGACTCGACCCACGGGCTGCGCTGCGCGCCGAACCGGCTGCTCGACCAGCCCAAGCCTACCCAGGCTAACCGGGTCTGGGTCAGCGATATTACCCATCTACCGCTGGCTAACGGCGACTGGGCCTACCTGTGCGCTTTTCAAGACATGGCCAGCAAGCAGGTAGTCGGCTGGCAGGTAATGGCCACCATGCCTGAAGAGTTGGTGACTAGCGCCTTACAACGGGCTTTCTGGGCGCAGCCGCCCACGCCGGACCTCGTAGTCCACTCCGACCGGGGCGGGCAGTACTGTGGCAACGCCTACCGACAGCTGCTCCACAACCACGAGGCGCTGCGCTCGCAGAGCCGCCGGGGCGACTGCTACGATAATGCCCAGGCCGAAAGCCTCTGGTCGCGCCTCAAAACCGAAGTGCTCGAAGTCCGCGAGCGACCCGTTTTTGCCGACTTGGCCGACGCCCAAGCCAGCGTTGCCGAGTATTTTGACTACTACAATCACGAACGCCTACACTCCAGCATCGACTACCAGATGCCGTATCACACTCACCAACAGCTTCTTCAATTTAGTGCCCTAAACTGTCCAGCGTAA